In Oscillatoria acuminata PCC 6304, a single window of DNA contains:
- a CDS encoding ribbon-helix-helix domain-containing protein yields the protein MPTKPVTLRLPEELLEAIDEIVVSTSSNRTEVVVKALQQVFSGEADQPTPTTTTPTTPTTPTTPATPATTPDTTLLKRLEDLEVKISSVMDRLDSDVLSSLTKRITVLEEGLSSSEPPTPVEAPSTPKTATKGQKRTSTVKETKTSKVSKEPDEPPALEKPAETRAAKEPAEPPASKQSKTKTTTKTTTKTPNNGRRRQAKAEKKLPAAKETSKTKTIAPPPPPAEEPAPTKRRTRAKSTPEVTTPTATKNKRGTIEWLTVKEAFEKLGGDASDPESIISSIDGDRTVKLNRFRVLSASDYQTFGLEFRPDRRRRRLPCLRKL from the coding sequence ATGCCAACCAAACCAGTTACCTTAAGACTACCTGAAGAACTCTTAGAGGCGATCGATGAGATTGTTGTCTCCACCAGTTCCAACCGCACCGAAGTCGTGGTTAAAGCCCTCCAACAAGTCTTTTCCGGAGAGGCAGATCAACCCACCCCCACGACAACAACTCCTACAACTCCTACAACTCCTACAACCCCGGCAACCCCGGCAACAACTCCCGACACCACCCTCCTAAAACGACTCGAAGACCTAGAGGTAAAAATCTCTAGCGTCATGGATCGCTTAGATTCGGATGTTCTATCCAGTCTAACTAAACGAATTACCGTCTTAGAAGAAGGATTAAGTTCCTCTGAACCTCCGACCCCGGTCGAGGCTCCTAGTACCCCCAAAACTGCGACCAAAGGCCAAAAAAGAACCAGTACGGTCAAGGAAACCAAGACCAGCAAGGTTTCTAAAGAACCGGACGAACCCCCGGCCTTGGAAAAACCTGCTGAAACCCGGGCCGCTAAAGAACCCGCCGAACCCCCGGCCTCTAAGCAGTCTAAAACCAAAACCACAACCAAAACCACAACCAAAACTCCAAATAATGGACGGCGGCGTCAGGCTAAAGCCGAAAAAAAGCTCCCCGCCGCAAAAGAAACCTCTAAAACAAAAACAATCGCTCCTCCTCCTCCTCCAGCAGAGGAACCCGCTCCCACCAAACGGAGAACTCGCGCTAAATCTACTCCAGAGGTTACTACCCCTACGGCAACAAAAAACAAGCGGGGGACGATCGAATGGCTCACAGTCAAAGAGGCATTTGAGAAACTAGGCGGCGATGCCAGTGATCCAGAATCGATTATTTCTAGCATCGATGGCGATCGCACCGTAAAATTAAATCGGTTCCGGGTACTGAGTGCCTCCGATTATCAAACTTTCGGTTTAGAATTCCGACCCGATCGCCGTCGTCGTCGCTTACCCTGTTTGCGGAAACTCTAA
- a CDS encoding ATP-binding protein — protein sequence MVIPVEPNPFSSPGTRKLTPIESVDSRQPIKETRNSGIVLELLDLAWNYDDDTIPLNFEEKNGATPVQNQGGHSQGESKPVRVEVSFRLDSDHWKDLMQSMAIAIEEKQSWQWSGHPMAANPSTLQRESGEAARVKGSAHPRTGTSQSQSPDGCNRNSNLEADHPSSCSSSLWALVEIQEQLLMAVTPDFNRETQLYEEILQQLAQVSGAIGAYFWETKEVGNGEGTCLRSQWYAGDFPREGTVPNLPDLEQIIASEGQPISLKVAQLPKSDRCFFSDRAIASILMIPAMTEEGCLGWMGFEHSQANPVSLGEIPVLQTAGRAIAAYRRQSKGDIQGSGLSPEPGDTMALLDPEGTLLEILTPGEKVGGDSQMAQEVGLPFWNSRWWTPGESQRKSPPEQDTQGQLKQAIATAAGGEFVRSCLHFKGRHGRGEGVNFWLKPVFDRHHQVVLLIWKGQRAIAPDRVQASSELESLTSDPNPRDCPGMQPIPLQPSMLLTVELRQSRSCIRKSHPTSADRDTSTGLFLKHPNHPKRVRVRIPTQTLGNRVRKAIAQASWLEWGVNEASDAIAITDLNGILTYQNRAFQEQFGYSCDELNAAGGICQLYSTPELDREICQSLRRGYIWFSEVLLQKKDRTSKRACLRSHAIPDQTGAVVGIFSIYTNIVEVTLPDGEGEPASSCDQENHKCLNRLQESNRRLQLALEGSNLELWDWNLETGDLFIGKKWRAIADWSSDETLNPVQSWRRLIHPEDLPRAIAAWNHHLNGGTPVFEIEYRIRTKSGEWQWILDRGKVVERDQQGQIRRILGTHKNITHRKQYQEALEKERLQLREIINRAPVAMAMFDHNLRYIAHSQKWFSDYGGDLSGPNPSWIGCHFFAVMPDLFERWHPLLDRVLAGETISSGEDCWERADGSKLYQRWAIQPWYSPTGEVGGIAIVTDNINELVEARETALEAARIKSQFLANMSHEIRTPMNGVLGMTGLLLQTSLSNQQRDCAETIRISGEHLLRVINDILDFSKLEAGEMNLESLDFQLSTCIEEVVDLLAAPAHQKGLELAVWIDPKVPQHLIGDPARLRQILLNLINNGIKFTHRGEVVVQVNQSMKPESLDAKGQEVWLRFTVQDTGIGIPKERQNKLFQSFSQVDTSTTRRYGGTGLGLAICKQLVELMGGEIGVESYPDRGSNFWFELKFRKQGTRVSGSIPRCALPIALTEVKVLVAHPSAATRQSLRYLAADWGIGLDEVENYSSLCQTLQAAATAGQPYQVAIVDLHLLLGLEDDRQEHGDCQEDCKNCTDCTLSDEPDPSMVEEFIQKLSPFTPETSLFLMTTLQYRDRALALVQCSQQRGLSFVEGHLVKPVRSSQLLNSLMTVVLRPQTRSGDRTVSDSPQNPVPSPIHSPVKILVAEDHPINQQVILQQLEALGYQGECVGNGVEAIARLGQKHYDIVLMDCQMPGLDGYQTTQEIRKREATGSLCQSTESDSPDHSPPHKTVVIALTAHAMSAEREKCLAAGMDDYLSKPVHLDHLSALLERWIARPHQPINNLNQPPEPDSATPDLPVDLAEAIVSDSPSPLNLDRLEQVSRGKPALQRRLLEAFAHTATTDTQAIASAIQANDCVKVDRVSHRLKGSSANVGAQAMSALAEQLGTLARENRLSEADSALSSLQAQLQSVREFIDTHLPELL from the coding sequence ATGGTCATTCCCGTAGAACCCAACCCATTCTCATCCCCAGGAACTCGCAAATTGACTCCGATTGAATCCGTAGACTCTCGTCAACCCATCAAAGAAACTCGCAATTCAGGGATTGTGTTGGAACTGCTAGATCTCGCCTGGAATTACGACGATGACACCATTCCTTTAAACTTTGAGGAGAAAAATGGTGCTACACCCGTACAAAATCAGGGAGGTCATTCTCAAGGAGAGTCTAAACCTGTTCGGGTTGAGGTGAGTTTTCGACTGGATTCGGACCACTGGAAAGACTTGATGCAATCAATGGCGATCGCCATTGAAGAAAAACAATCCTGGCAATGGTCAGGTCACCCAATGGCTGCGAATCCCTCAACCCTACAGAGGGAGTCCGGGGAAGCTGCCAGGGTGAAGGGTTCTGCTCATCCCAGGACCGGAACCTCCCAAAGTCAGTCTCCTGATGGATGCAACCGGAACTCTAACCTGGAAGCGGATCATCCCAGTTCTTGTTCATCCTCCCTGTGGGCGTTGGTGGAGATTCAAGAACAGTTACTGATGGCTGTAACACCAGATTTCAACCGGGAAACTCAGCTCTATGAAGAGATTTTACAACAACTGGCACAGGTGTCTGGGGCGATAGGGGCCTACTTCTGGGAAACTAAGGAGGTCGGGAATGGAGAGGGGACTTGCTTACGATCGCAGTGGTATGCGGGGGACTTCCCCAGGGAAGGGACGGTCCCGAATTTACCGGATTTAGAACAGATAATCGCCTCGGAGGGACAACCGATTTCCCTAAAAGTGGCTCAACTGCCGAAATCAGACCGCTGTTTTTTTAGCGATCGCGCGATCGCCTCGATTCTGATGATTCCTGCCATGACTGAGGAGGGTTGTCTGGGATGGATGGGGTTTGAGCATTCCCAGGCGAACCCCGTCAGTCTGGGAGAAATTCCTGTATTGCAAACTGCCGGACGGGCGATCGCCGCTTATCGACGACAGTCTAAGGGCGATATTCAAGGGAGTGGGTTATCCCCGGAACCCGGGGATACAATGGCCCTGCTAGACCCCGAGGGAACCCTTCTGGAGATTCTAACCCCTGGGGAGAAAGTCGGTGGAGATTCACAAATGGCACAGGAAGTGGGTCTTCCCTTTTGGAACAGCCGATGGTGGACTCCGGGAGAATCCCAGAGAAAATCCCCTCCAGAACAGGATACACAAGGGCAATTAAAGCAAGCGATCGCTACAGCCGCTGGGGGGGAGTTCGTTCGCAGTTGCCTTCATTTCAAAGGTCGCCATGGCAGGGGTGAGGGGGTTAATTTTTGGCTCAAACCTGTTTTTGATCGCCATCATCAAGTCGTATTATTGATTTGGAAAGGACAAAGAGCGATCGCACCGGACCGGGTTCAGGCATCCTCAGAACTGGAGAGTCTGACATCGGATCCAAATCCTCGGGATTGTCCAGGAATGCAACCGATTCCATTACAACCCTCAATGTTATTAACCGTCGAACTGAGACAATCGCGGTCCTGCATCCGCAAATCTCATCCGACATCCGCTGATCGGGACACCTCAACCGGATTGTTCCTCAAACATCCCAACCACCCGAAGCGCGTTCGGGTGAGGATTCCCACTCAAACTTTAGGAAATCGGGTTCGGAAGGCGATCGCCCAAGCATCTTGGCTGGAGTGGGGGGTAAATGAAGCATCCGATGCCATTGCCATCACCGACCTCAACGGGATTCTCACTTATCAAAATAGAGCATTTCAGGAACAATTTGGATATAGTTGTGATGAACTCAATGCCGCCGGAGGGATTTGCCAACTGTACAGCACGCCCGAACTGGACCGCGAAATTTGCCAAAGTTTGCGCCGTGGGTATATTTGGTTTTCCGAAGTCTTGTTACAAAAAAAAGACCGAACTAGCAAGAGGGCCTGTTTGCGATCTCATGCCATTCCCGATCAAACTGGCGCAGTTGTGGGGATTTTTAGTATTTATACCAATATTGTAGAGGTTACGCTCCCTGATGGCGAAGGAGAACCCGCTTCGTCATGTGATCAGGAAAATCATAAATGCCTCAATCGCCTTCAGGAAAGTAATCGACGATTGCAATTAGCTCTTGAAGGCAGCAATTTGGAATTATGGGATTGGAATCTGGAGACGGGAGATTTGTTTATCGGGAAAAAATGGAGAGCGATCGCCGATTGGAGCTCCGATGAAACCCTGAATCCGGTCCAATCCTGGCGCAGACTGATTCATCCGGAGGATTTACCCCGGGCGATCGCCGCCTGGAACCACCATCTCAACGGCGGTACTCCGGTTTTTGAAATTGAATACCGGATTCGCACTAAAAGCGGGGAATGGCAATGGATTTTGGACCGGGGTAAGGTGGTAGAACGGGATCAGCAGGGCCAAATTCGCCGGATATTAGGGACTCACAAAAATATCACTCACCGCAAACAGTACCAAGAAGCCCTCGAAAAGGAACGCCTGCAATTGCGAGAAATCATCAATCGCGCACCTGTAGCAATGGCCATGTTTGATCACAATCTACGTTATATTGCCCATTCTCAAAAGTGGTTCAGTGATTACGGGGGCGACCTTTCGGGCCCAAATCCTTCCTGGATCGGATGTCACTTTTTTGCAGTCATGCCGGATCTGTTTGAACGCTGGCATCCCCTGTTAGATCGGGTTCTCGCCGGAGAAACCATTTCTTCCGGGGAAGATTGCTGGGAAAGGGCTGACGGATCTAAACTCTATCAGCGTTGGGCGATTCAGCCCTGGTACAGTCCCACTGGGGAAGTTGGAGGAATTGCCATTGTCACCGATAATATTAATGAACTGGTAGAAGCTCGGGAAACTGCCCTAGAAGCAGCCCGAATCAAATCCCAATTTCTGGCCAACATGAGTCATGAAATTCGGACCCCTATGAATGGGGTGTTAGGCATGACGGGTTTATTATTGCAAACCTCGCTTTCTAATCAGCAACGGGATTGTGCTGAAACCATCCGCATCAGTGGCGAACATTTATTGCGGGTTATTAATGATATTTTGGACTTTTCTAAGCTGGAAGCCGGAGAAATGAATCTTGAATCTTTAGATTTTCAACTGTCAACTTGTATTGAAGAAGTCGTGGATTTATTAGCGGCTCCAGCTCATCAGAAGGGTTTAGAATTGGCTGTCTGGATTGATCCGAAGGTCCCGCAACACTTAATCGGAGATCCAGCCCGCCTCCGTCAGATTCTGTTGAATTTGATTAACAATGGGATTAAATTTACTCACCGGGGGGAGGTGGTTGTTCAGGTCAATCAGTCGATGAAGCCCGAATCCCTAGATGCGAAAGGGCAAGAAGTCTGGCTGCGGTTTACGGTGCAAGATACGGGGATTGGCATTCCGAAAGAGCGCCAAAACAAACTGTTTCAATCTTTTTCTCAAGTGGATACTTCCACAACCCGACGCTATGGGGGGACCGGGTTGGGATTGGCGATTTGTAAACAATTGGTGGAACTGATGGGGGGAGAAATCGGGGTGGAAAGTTACCCCGATCGCGGCTCTAATTTTTGGTTTGAACTCAAGTTTCGCAAACAAGGGACTCGGGTATCCGGTTCGATTCCCCGTTGTGCTCTGCCGATCGCCTTAACGGAAGTTAAGGTATTAGTGGCTCACCCGAGTGCCGCGACTCGTCAATCGTTACGATATCTTGCGGCGGATTGGGGAATTGGTCTTGATGAAGTAGAAAATTATAGCAGTTTGTGCCAGACTTTGCAAGCAGCGGCTACTGCCGGACAACCCTATCAAGTGGCGATCGTTGACCTGCATTTGCTCTTAGGACTTGAGGACGATCGCCAAGAGCATGGAGACTGTCAAGAGGATTGTAAAAATTGTACAGATTGTACTCTCAGTGATGAGCCTGATCCCTCTATGGTCGAAGAATTTATCCAAAAATTATCCCCGTTTACCCCAGAAACTTCCCTATTTTTGATGACCACACTCCAATATCGCGATCGCGCCTTGGCACTAGTCCAATGCTCACAACAGCGAGGGTTGAGTTTTGTGGAAGGACATCTGGTCAAACCCGTGCGCTCATCCCAACTGTTGAATAGTCTGATGACTGTGGTCCTGCGCCCGCAAACCCGGTCCGGCGATCGCACCGTCTCGGACTCCCCCCAAAATCCAGTGCCATCCCCGATTCATTCCCCGGTCAAGATTTTAGTCGCTGAAGACCACCCGATTAATCAACAGGTGATTCTCCAACAATTAGAGGCATTAGGCTATCAAGGAGAATGTGTGGGAAATGGTGTCGAGGCGATCGCCCGCCTCGGCCAAAAGCACTACGATATTGTCTTGATGGACTGTCAGATGCCCGGATTAGATGGCTATCAAACCACCCAAGAAATCCGCAAACGAGAAGCAACTGGGTCACTTTGTCAGTCTACCGAGAGCGATTCCCCGGACCACTCCCCTCCTCACAAAACCGTTGTCATTGCTCTCACGGCTCATGCCATGTCTGCGGAACGGGAGAAGTGTCTCGCTGCCGGGATGGATGACTATCTGAGCAAACCCGTCCATCTGGATCACTTGAGTGCGCTTTTAGAACGGTGGATTGCTCGACCCCATCAGCCGATCAACAACTTGAACCAACCCCCAGAACCGGATTCCGCGACTCCAGATCTGCCTGTTGATCTTGCCGAGGCGATCGTCTCGGACTCTCCATCCCCGCTCAACCTAGACCGTCTGGAACAAGTCTCTCGCGGCAAACCCGCATTGCAGCGCCGCTTATTAGAGGCATTTGCCCACACCGCCACTACGGATACTCAGGCGATCGCCTCCGCCATTCAAGCCAATGATTGTGTTAAGGTTGACCGGGTATCCCATCGCCTGAAAGGATCCAGTGCCAATGTAGGAGCGCAAGCTATGTCAGCCCTGGCTGAACAGTTAGGCACCCTCGCTCGGGAAAATCGCTTATCTGAAGCGGACTCAGCTTTATCTAGCTTACAAGCTCAATTACAAAGCGTTCGCGAGTTTATTGACACTCATTTACCCGAGTTACTTTAA